Proteins encoded together in one Papaver somniferum cultivar HN1 unplaced genomic scaffold, ASM357369v1 unplaced-scaffold_21, whole genome shotgun sequence window:
- the LOC113340048 gene encoding 1-aminocyclopropane-1-carboxylate oxidase homolog 1-like, with amino-acid sequence MGSAQPGDVPLYDRNKELKAFDETKTGVKGIVDSGFEKIPRMFVRTQDEFTEDLTCTEARGDRFQIPVIDLHDIECRRNEIIDDIRLASMTWGFFQLVNHGIPIRVTNEMIQGIRRFHEGDIEVKKQLYVRDLSQKVQYDSNFDLYRSRSANWKDTLRCRLLSPDPIDPQLLPDTCRDIIVEYWKHIMNLGNTLAELLSEALGLSKYHLKGMDCTRYLNLAGHYSPACPEPELTLATAKHSDQSFFTILLQDHIAGLQVLHQNHWVNVKPIHGALPINLGDLMQLLSNDKFKSAKHRVVANHVGPRVSVACFYRASLDKPTPLYPIRELISESNPPVYQDTTFKEFVKYSHSRRPDSVSSLEHFKLGALC; translated from the exons ATGGGGAGTGCCCAACCTGGAGATGTCCCCCTTTATGACCGAAACAAAGAGTTGAAGGCCTTTGATGAAACAAAAACTGGTGTCAAaggaatagttgattcgggattTGAAAAGATTCCTCGAATGTTTGTCCGGACACAAGATGAGTTCACTGAAGACTTGACATGTACAGAGGCCAGAGGGGATCGGTTCCAGATTCCAGTTATTGACCTCCATGACATTGAATGTCGACGTAACGAGATAATCGATGACATTAGACTTGCATCAATGACTTGGGGATTCTTTCAATTGGTGAATCATGGAATACCTATAAGGGTGACCAATGAAATGATCCAAGGCATTCGTAGATTCCATGAGGGGGATATAGAAGTCAAGAAACAGTTATACGTGAGAGACCTCAGCCAAAAAGTACAGTACGATAGCAACTTTGATCTTTATCGATCAAGATCTGCTAACTGGAAGGATACCTTACGATGTCGTTTGTTAAGTCCAGATCCTATAGATCCCCAACTATTGCCAGATACTTGCCG AGATATAATAGTCGAGTATTGGAAGCATATTATGAATCTAGGAAATACTCTCGCTGAGTTATTATCAGAGGCTCTAGGTCTAAGCAAGTACCACCTTAAAGGAATGGATTGTACTCGATACTTGAATCTTGCGGGTCACTACTCTCCAGCATGCCCCGAGCCTGAACTGACCTTGGCTACAGCAAAGCATTCAGACCAAAGTTTCTTCACCATTCTTCTCCAGGATCATATTGCTGGACTACaggttcttcatcagaatcactgGGTCAATGTCAAACCCATCCATGGAGCCTTACCCATAAACCTTGGCGACCTAATGCAG CTCTTAAGCAATGACAAGTTTAAAAGCGCGAAGCATAGAGTAGTTGCAAACCATGTAGGACCAAGAGTATCAGTAGCGTGCTTTTACAGAGCAAGTTTGGACAAGCCTACACCGTTGTATCCAATAAGGGAACTAATATCTGAAAGTAATCCCCCCGTATACCAAGATACAACATTTAAAGAGTTTGTCAAGTATTCCCATTCTAGACGGCCCGATAGCGTTTCCTCCCTAGAGCACTTTAAGTTGGGAGCACTATGTTGA